Proteins from a single region of Salinibacter grassmerensis:
- a CDS encoding O-acetylhomoserine aminocarboxypropyltransferase/cysteine synthase family protein gives MSVLVLCIQRADISMSTENGQHDSNPEQPDAPEVPRYETRQLHAGQEPDPATNARAVPIYATTSYTFDDAEHGADLFALEEFGNIYTRIMNPTNDVFEKRVAALEGGVAAVATASGQSAQFLALNTLCEHGDNIVSTSYLYGGTYNQFKNSFPRRGLDVHIADGDDPDSIESLIDEDTKAVYLETIGNPRFNIPDFERIADIAHDHGVPLVVDNTFGAAGFLCSPIEHGADIVTASATKWIGGHGTTIGGVIVDAGTFPWDNGRFPEFTEPNPNYHGLKFWETFGPDGVLDTNVAFAMRARVESLRDFGPAQNPFGSFLLLQGLETLSLRVQRSCDNALELATWLREQDAVSWVSYPGLEDHPYHERANRYLENGYGAVLTFGVEGGVEGGKRFVENVELASHLANVGDAKTLVIHPASTTHQQLTEEEQQASGVEPDMVRVSVGIEHIDDIKADFAQAFSALPSTTAA, from the coding sequence ATGAGCGTTCTAGTCCTCTGCATCCAGAGAGCCGATATTTCTATGAGTACCGAGAACGGACAGCACGACTCCAATCCTGAGCAGCCGGACGCCCCCGAGGTGCCCCGCTACGAAACCCGCCAACTCCACGCGGGGCAGGAGCCGGACCCGGCCACCAACGCCCGGGCCGTGCCCATCTACGCGACTACCTCTTACACCTTCGACGATGCGGAGCACGGGGCCGACCTCTTCGCCCTCGAGGAGTTCGGCAACATCTACACCCGCATCATGAACCCGACGAACGATGTCTTCGAAAAGCGGGTGGCCGCGCTCGAAGGCGGCGTCGCGGCCGTCGCCACCGCCAGTGGGCAGTCTGCCCAGTTCTTGGCCCTCAACACGCTCTGCGAGCACGGCGACAACATCGTCTCCACGAGCTACCTCTACGGCGGGACCTACAACCAGTTCAAGAATTCCTTTCCCCGTCGCGGCCTCGACGTCCACATTGCCGACGGCGACGACCCGGACTCGATCGAAAGCCTGATTGACGAGGATACGAAGGCGGTCTACCTGGAAACGATCGGCAATCCGCGCTTCAACATCCCAGACTTCGAGCGGATCGCCGACATCGCACACGACCACGGCGTGCCCCTCGTGGTGGACAACACGTTCGGCGCGGCGGGCTTCCTGTGCAGCCCGATTGAGCACGGGGCCGACATCGTCACGGCCAGTGCGACGAAGTGGATCGGGGGGCACGGCACCACCATCGGTGGCGTCATCGTGGATGCGGGCACGTTCCCCTGGGACAACGGCCGCTTCCCCGAGTTCACCGAGCCGAACCCCAATTACCACGGCCTCAAATTCTGGGAAACCTTCGGCCCGGACGGCGTGCTCGATACGAACGTTGCCTTTGCGATGCGGGCCCGCGTGGAAAGCCTGCGCGACTTCGGCCCGGCCCAGAACCCGTTCGGCTCGTTCCTCCTGCTGCAGGGCCTCGAAACGCTTTCCCTGCGCGTGCAGCGGAGCTGCGACAACGCGCTTGAGCTGGCGACGTGGCTCCGGGAGCAGGACGCGGTATCGTGGGTCAGCTACCCGGGACTGGAGGACCACCCCTACCACGAGCGGGCCAATAGGTACCTGGAGAATGGGTACGGCGCGGTGCTCACGTTTGGGGTCGAGGGGGGCGTCGAGGGCGGCAAGCGCTTCGTCGAGAACGTGGAGCTGGCCAGTCACCTCGCCAACGTGGGGGACGCGAAGACGCTCGTCATCCACCCCGCTTCTACCACCCATCAGCAGCTGACCGAGGAGGAGCAACAGGCCTCCGGCGTCGAGCCCGACATGGTGCGAGTGTCCGTCGGGATCGAGCACATTGACGACATCAAGGCGGACTTCGCGCAGGCGTTCTCGGCGCTTCCGTCGACGACGGCTGCGTAG
- a CDS encoding peptidylprolyl isomerase: MADHQQWDSPPELQIDTDAVYEATFETSEGTIHAELYPEHAPHTVNNFAFLADEGFYDGIAFHRVIEGFMVQGGDPTGTGRGGPGYEFDDEIDDNPLTHETGVLSMANAGPNTNGSQFFITRAPQSHLDGKHTVFGDVTDGQDVVDAIEESDMLKSVTVEKQ; encoded by the coding sequence ATGGCCGATCATCAACAGTGGGACTCTCCTCCCGAACTCCAAATCGACACCGATGCCGTCTACGAGGCGACCTTCGAGACCAGTGAGGGCACGATCCACGCTGAGCTCTACCCCGAGCATGCCCCGCACACGGTCAACAACTTTGCCTTCCTCGCCGATGAGGGCTTCTACGACGGGATTGCGTTTCACCGCGTCATCGAGGGCTTCATGGTGCAGGGCGGCGACCCTACTGGGACGGGCCGCGGCGGACCCGGCTACGAGTTCGACGACGAGATCGACGACAATCCGCTCACACACGAGACGGGCGTCCTTTCGATGGCGAATGCGGGCCCCAACACGAACGGCAGTCAGTTCTTCATCACGCGGGCGCCGCAGTCGCACCTTGACGGCAAGCACACCGTGTTCGGCGATGTGACCGACGGCCAGGACGTGGTCGATGCAATTGAGGAGAGCGACATGCTGAAGAGTGTCACTGTTGAAAAGCAGTAG
- a CDS encoding TetR/AcrR family transcriptional regulator — MADVSTSLSEYSETEREIFDAALRVFAQEGRRGARMQAIADAADINKAMLHYYFRNKDTLYEEVFAYTTRQFMASFDESLKQAPTFAETLRAFIDGYIDFVRSNEACMRLMVQENLAGGTLLGEHIREAATSGEAPPKILVETIASAARTGEIRPVDPDQAVLSVISTCLYAFVAQPTVQIMHPPAADDWDAFVESRKEHVFDLIYHGLAPRSEGDNDSQASPQPE; from the coding sequence ATGGCCGACGTCTCCACCTCCCTTTCCGAGTATTCCGAGACAGAGCGGGAGATCTTCGACGCAGCCCTTCGGGTATTCGCCCAAGAGGGGCGGCGGGGCGCCCGGATGCAGGCCATCGCCGACGCCGCCGACATCAACAAGGCGATGCTGCACTACTACTTCCGCAACAAAGACACCCTCTACGAGGAGGTCTTCGCCTACACGACGCGACAGTTCATGGCGTCGTTCGACGAGTCCCTGAAGCAGGCCCCGACGTTTGCGGAAACCCTCCGTGCGTTCATCGACGGGTACATCGACTTCGTCCGCTCCAACGAGGCGTGCATGCGGCTGATGGTGCAGGAAAATCTCGCTGGTGGCACCCTGCTGGGTGAGCACATTCGCGAGGCCGCCACCTCCGGAGAAGCCCCCCCGAAGATTTTGGTGGAGACCATCGCGTCCGCTGCCCGGACCGGCGAAATTCGTCCCGTGGACCCCGACCAGGCGGTCCTCTCGGTAATATCGACCTGCCTCTACGCCTTCGTGGCGCAGCCCACCGTACAAATCATGCATCCCCCGGCAGCGGATGATTGGGACGCGTTCGTCGAGTCCCGGAAGGAGCATGTGTTCGACCTGATTTACCACGGCCTCGCGCCTCGTTCGGAGGGAGACAACGATTCTCAGGCTTCGCCCCAGCCGGAATGA
- the metX gene encoding homoserine O-acetyltransferase MetX translates to MSKTLTLPAFTLDDGTTLRNVPVAYRTWGALNATGTNAVLVCHALTGDTDVADWWDGLFGPGRALDPMEDFVVCLNVPGSPYGSVAPVTANPETGDRYGADFPSFTIRDTVRLHRRALESLGVQQVACAMGGSMGGMHVLEWAFETTDGGAPFVRSLVPIAVGGRHTAWQIGWGEAQRQAIFADPKWRDGGYPPDDPPKDGLATARMMAMVSYRSQPSLEGRFGRDAMPEKDGTPYAVESYLHHHGDKLVDRFDANCYVTLTRQMDTHDVARGRGDYAEVLGGIEQPSLVVGIDSDVLYPLSEQEELVEHLPSATLEVLSAPHGHDTFLIELDALNDLVTTWRANICSSVAA, encoded by the coding sequence ATGTCAAAGACCCTTACCCTTCCTGCGTTCACCCTCGACGATGGCACGACGCTGCGGAATGTGCCCGTGGCGTACCGGACGTGGGGCGCCCTCAACGCAACCGGCACCAACGCCGTCCTGGTGTGCCACGCCCTCACCGGCGATACGGATGTGGCCGACTGGTGGGACGGGCTTTTCGGGCCCGGCCGCGCCCTTGATCCTATGGAAGACTTCGTGGTGTGTCTGAACGTCCCGGGGTCTCCCTACGGCTCGGTGGCGCCGGTAACGGCGAATCCGGAGACCGGCGACCGCTACGGGGCCGACTTCCCGTCGTTTACGATCCGCGACACGGTTCGCCTCCACCGGCGCGCGCTGGAGAGCCTTGGCGTGCAGCAGGTGGCGTGCGCCATGGGCGGGTCGATGGGCGGCATGCACGTGCTGGAGTGGGCCTTCGAGACGACCGATGGCGGAGCCCCGTTCGTGCGGTCGCTCGTTCCCATTGCCGTGGGGGGGCGCCATACGGCCTGGCAGATCGGGTGGGGCGAGGCGCAGCGGCAGGCCATCTTCGCCGACCCGAAGTGGCGAGACGGAGGATACCCGCCGGACGACCCCCCGAAGGACGGCCTTGCCACGGCCCGCATGATGGCGATGGTGTCGTATCGTTCGCAGCCGTCCCTTGAGGGGCGGTTCGGCCGCGATGCAATGCCGGAGAAGGACGGCACGCCCTACGCCGTGGAGAGCTATCTGCACCACCACGGCGACAAGCTCGTCGATCGCTTCGATGCAAACTGCTACGTCACCCTGACCCGGCAGATGGACACCCACGACGTGGCCCGTGGTCGTGGCGACTACGCAGAGGTGCTAGGGGGCATCGAGCAGCCGAGCCTGGTCGTGGGCATTGACTCGGACGTGCTGTATCCGCTGTCCGAGCAGGAGGAGCTCGTAGAGCACCTGCCCAGCGCCACCCTGGAGGTGTTATCGGCGCCGCACGGACACGACACGTTCCTCATTGAGCTCGATGCCCTCAATGACCTCGTGACGACGTGGCGGGCCAACATCTGTTCGTCCGTCGCGGCCTGA
- a CDS encoding aspartate kinase — MTSHSFSTSRSAAPSTSSPPIRVYVAGVGDVGAALLRQIDAREENGQDLRLIGACTSRRAAWVAPDRGPEALLTGLEEAAPPDWPAIVDRLTQETPRPLVFVDATGSPDVAAHYEVLLRGGVHVVTPSKLANTRSQSTFDQLQAAAAEAGVQYRYETTVGAGLPVVQTVRDLVATGDRVHSIRGGVSGTLTFLFSALRDGASFSEAVRAAVDRGYAEPDVRDDLSGTDVARKFLILARTASYAVEPSDVQVESLVPDPLADHSYDAFLDRLSTVDPHWRERSTAAAVEDAVLQYVGHFSPEGIEVGVESVPGDTAFGQLGAQENLFEITTDRYADVPLVVRGPGAGPSVTAAGVLADVLTVAREAGSSLPPT, encoded by the coding sequence ATGACCTCTCATTCGTTCTCGACCTCCCGCTCCGCCGCCCCGTCGACATCCTCCCCCCCGATCCGCGTGTATGTAGCGGGCGTGGGGGACGTTGGGGCCGCCCTACTACGACAGATCGATGCTCGGGAGGAGAATGGGCAGGATCTCCGCCTCATTGGGGCCTGCACGTCGCGTCGGGCCGCATGGGTCGCTCCCGATCGTGGCCCGGAGGCCCTGCTCACCGGCCTGGAAGAGGCCGCGCCGCCCGACTGGCCGGCCATCGTGGATCGCCTCACGCAGGAGACACCGCGCCCGCTCGTCTTCGTGGACGCCACCGGCAGCCCCGACGTAGCGGCCCATTACGAGGTTCTCCTCCGGGGCGGAGTTCACGTCGTCACCCCGAGCAAGCTCGCCAATACCCGCTCGCAGTCCACGTTCGACCAGCTGCAGGCCGCGGCGGCGGAGGCGGGCGTGCAGTACCGCTACGAGACGACCGTCGGGGCGGGGCTGCCCGTGGTCCAGACCGTGCGGGACCTCGTCGCCACCGGCGACCGCGTTCACTCGATCCGTGGGGGCGTCTCCGGGACGCTTACCTTTCTGTTCAGCGCGCTGCGAGACGGGGCCTCCTTCAGCGAGGCCGTGCGGGCCGCCGTCGACCGGGGGTACGCCGAGCCCGATGTGCGCGACGACCTCTCCGGGACGGACGTGGCGCGGAAGTTTCTGATCCTGGCACGCACTGCCAGCTACGCCGTCGAACCCTCGGACGTGCAGGTCGAGTCGCTGGTGCCGGACCCACTGGCCGATCACTCTTACGACGCCTTTCTTGATCGTCTCTCTACGGTTGACCCGCACTGGCGGGAGCGGTCGACGGCCGCGGCGGTCGAGGACGCGGTCCTCCAGTACGTGGGCCACTTTTCGCCGGAGGGGATTGAGGTAGGGGTTGAGTCCGTGCCGGGCGATACGGCCTTCGGGCAACTGGGGGCGCAAGAGAATCTGTTCGAAATCACGACGGACCGGTACGCCGATGTCCCTCTCGTCGTGCGCGGACCGGGTGCGGGCCCATCCGTGACGGCCGCGGGGGTGCTAGCCGACGTGCTCACGGTGGCGCGGGAGGCCGGATCGTCGTTGCCCCCGACGTAG
- a CDS encoding efflux RND transporter periplasmic adaptor subunit, with protein MDISTLKWPLIGGGLLLGTAAVVALLTVFAPEPETSDPPPQSPLVSTAPVEVRAGSLLVRGTGTVRPVREIELTAEVGGRLVDVSDALVSGGRFNAGTTLARIDPADYQSAVQQAEAQVTQARVQLLQAEEEAGAAREDYERLQGRTGETPAPDSTELGRLVFNEPQVAQAQSALESARAALQNARTNLERTRLQVPFAGMVRQKQADLGAYVAPGTPVATVYGTEEAEIVVSLPSQKAALIDNLWATGGQSRDAGLPATVTSTYGGQRYAWEGRVHRVEGAIDEQTRTVDVVVRVPDPYAQAPTVQSRRPEEPTEPRGRTRPPLAIGTYTTVNIEGRQNGTYHVVPRRAVHTREADQPPVVWTAVGDSMLAERTVEPIQTVEEKTYLAPTLDPDTRVITTDLRVQTDSMTVRLAQ; from the coding sequence ATGGACATCAGCACCCTCAAGTGGCCCCTCATTGGGGGCGGCCTCCTTCTCGGAACCGCCGCCGTTGTGGCTCTCCTTACCGTATTTGCCCCGGAGCCGGAGACGAGCGACCCACCGCCGCAGTCCCCGCTGGTGTCGACGGCCCCTGTGGAGGTGCGTGCCGGCAGCCTGCTCGTGCGGGGCACCGGGACCGTGCGGCCCGTCCGCGAGATTGAGCTGACCGCCGAGGTCGGAGGGCGCCTCGTCGACGTCTCCGACGCGCTCGTGAGTGGCGGCCGGTTCAACGCCGGGACGACCCTGGCCCGCATCGACCCCGCCGACTACCAGAGCGCCGTGCAACAGGCCGAGGCGCAGGTGACACAGGCCCGGGTGCAGCTCCTACAGGCTGAGGAGGAGGCGGGCGCGGCCCGGGAGGACTACGAGCGCCTCCAGGGCCGCACCGGGGAGACGCCCGCCCCCGACAGCACCGAACTCGGGCGGCTCGTCTTTAACGAGCCCCAGGTGGCACAGGCACAGTCCGCCCTCGAGAGTGCCCGGGCCGCCCTCCAGAACGCGCGCACCAACCTCGAGCGCACCCGCCTCCAGGTGCCCTTCGCCGGCATGGTGCGCCAGAAGCAGGCCGACCTGGGCGCGTACGTGGCCCCTGGCACGCCCGTCGCCACGGTCTACGGCACGGAAGAGGCCGAAATCGTCGTCTCGCTCCCGTCCCAAAAGGCGGCCCTGATCGACAATCTGTGGGCGACGGGCGGGCAGTCCCGCGACGCCGGGCTTCCGGCCACCGTGACCAGCACGTACGGCGGGCAAAGATACGCGTGGGAGGGGCGCGTCCACCGGGTCGAGGGCGCCATCGACGAGCAGACCCGCACGGTCGACGTGGTGGTGCGCGTGCCAGATCCGTACGCCCAGGCCCCGACCGTACAATCCCGTCGCCCCGAAGAGCCGACGGAGCCGCGGGGCCGGACGCGTCCCCCTCTGGCCATCGGCACCTACACGACGGTCAATATCGAAGGCCGTCAGAACGGCACCTACCACGTGGTGCCCCGCCGGGCAGTCCACACCCGCGAGGCCGACCAGCCCCCGGTGGTCTGGACGGCGGTCGGGGACTCGATGTTGGCCGAGCGCACCGTCGAGCCGATCCAGACGGTAGAGGAGAAGACCTACCTCGCCCCGACGCTCGACCCGGACACCCGTGTGATCACGACCGACCTCCGCGTGCAGACCGACAGCATGACGGTTCGCCTGGCCCAGTAG
- a CDS encoding efflux transporter outer membrane subunit — translation MKTSRRTAAALLTAVLAIAGCSMTPEMSTPDAEQELPDRFEAPPSDTTLPAAAADTTAYDATRWWTAYEDSSLTALVDTALAANLDLESAQARVEELAAQFRIARAPLFPSVTANGQGNYQNQPANTGIGGAIGGGQGPDRFEFTDYQATLGLSYELDFWGRVRSQRKAALSQYFATAADLQTARLSVIGQTISTYAQIASLRRQVRLGERTVDLLEERVTVTEDRYARGLVPSFQLYTVRQNLQAAQAEQPDLERQLYEAQSRFATLLGRFAGEQRALLPDSMTVPLAPEPVPAGLPSDLLMQRPDVRGAALRLEAARQEIGVARAEMLPSLSLTGQGGTQSTELADLADPGQVFASFAAQLTAPLFQGGRLRANLNVAEARYKQQAAGYEQTVLTAFQEVKASLVAYEKQRRRYREVERQVETARNAFQTQRGRYERGVGNALALIDAERTVVQARTRLAGVGLAVVNARLALHRALGGPWTDAESPDDPRLFQ, via the coding sequence ATGAAGACTTCTCGCCGCACCGCGGCCGCGCTCCTGACGGCCGTACTCGCAATTGCGGGCTGCTCGATGACCCCGGAGATGTCTACTCCGGACGCCGAACAGGAGCTCCCGGACCGGTTCGAGGCGCCCCCCAGCGACACCACCCTGCCCGCCGCGGCCGCCGACACGACCGCGTACGACGCCACACGGTGGTGGACCGCGTACGAGGACTCCTCCCTCACGGCCCTCGTCGACACGGCTCTCGCCGCCAACCTCGACCTCGAGTCTGCCCAGGCCCGTGTCGAGGAGCTGGCAGCACAATTCCGGATTGCACGGGCTCCATTGTTTCCGAGCGTCACGGCCAACGGGCAGGGCAACTACCAGAACCAGCCCGCCAACACCGGAATCGGGGGCGCCATCGGCGGGGGCCAGGGCCCGGACCGCTTCGAGTTTACCGACTACCAGGCCACGCTCGGCCTCTCCTACGAGCTCGACTTCTGGGGGCGCGTGCGGAGCCAGCGCAAGGCGGCCCTCAGCCAATACTTCGCCACGGCCGCGGACCTGCAGACCGCCCGCCTCTCGGTCATCGGTCAGACGATCTCGACGTACGCCCAGATCGCGTCTCTCCGGCGGCAGGTGCGTCTCGGGGAGCGCACTGTCGATCTCCTGGAGGAGCGGGTAACGGTGACCGAGGACCGGTATGCACGGGGCCTCGTGCCATCGTTTCAGCTTTACACCGTCCGTCAGAACCTGCAGGCCGCCCAGGCTGAACAGCCGGATCTGGAACGCCAGCTCTACGAGGCCCAGAGTCGCTTTGCGACGCTTCTCGGCCGCTTTGCCGGGGAGCAGCGCGCGCTCCTTCCGGACTCGATGACCGTTCCCCTTGCCCCTGAACCCGTGCCCGCGGGCCTGCCCTCGGACCTGCTCATGCAGCGGCCCGACGTGCGCGGGGCGGCGCTCCGTCTGGAGGCGGCCCGCCAGGAGATCGGCGTGGCGCGGGCCGAGATGCTACCGAGCCTGTCGCTGACCGGGCAGGGCGGGACACAGAGCACCGAGCTGGCCGACCTGGCGGACCCCGGCCAGGTGTTTGCCAGCTTCGCCGCCCAGCTGACGGCGCCCCTGTTTCAGGGCGGCCGGCTCCGCGCCAACCTGAACGTCGCCGAAGCGCGTTACAAGCAACAGGCCGCTGGCTACGAGCAGACGGTCCTCACCGCCTTCCAGGAGGTGAAGGCGTCCTTGGTGGCCTACGAGAAGCAGCGGCGGCGGTACCGCGAGGTGGAGCGGCAGGTCGAGACTGCACGAAATGCCTTCCAGACCCAACGCGGCCGCTACGAGCGCGGCGTCGGCAACGCACTCGCCCTGATCGACGCGGAGCGCACCGTCGTACAGGCGCGAACGCGGCTCGCCGGGGTCGGGCTGGCCGTCGTGAACGCGCGCCTCGCGCTCCACCGCGCCCTCGGCGGGCCATGGACAGATGCGGAGTCGCCCGACGATCCGCGCCTCTTCCAGTAG
- a CDS encoding aspartate kinase has product MPDSPISSTECTSLPVRVLKFGGTSVGSAEGIKNAVRLVRAATETCRPVVVVSAAAGATDDLAQAAAEAQSDCVPVEAWTRRVGRRYRTLAADTLGDEALRARYATALQAELSELRRALQRMSGPNAAAARDVVLAAGERLMVPLVAAALDACGCASRAVDAARLIRTDAAHGNATVQWDATRRQVRDWHRGRAAGLPVATGFVGGTADGETTTLGRGGSDLSAAVLAWALGADRMERWTDVDGLYTRDPDEHSDAQHLQRIDFEQARAWTKAGRLGMHPSTLDPLIDAGIPLRVRCTHRPEAPGTRIAPAPTLAQG; this is encoded by the coding sequence ATGCCGGACTCCCCCATTTCGTCGACGGAATGCACGTCGCTCCCCGTTCGTGTCCTCAAATTCGGCGGCACGTCGGTCGGCTCCGCCGAGGGCATAAAGAACGCGGTCCGCCTTGTGCGCGCCGCCACCGAGACCTGCCGGCCGGTCGTCGTGGTGTCCGCCGCGGCAGGGGCCACGGACGACCTCGCACAGGCCGCCGCGGAAGCCCAGTCCGATTGCGTCCCTGTCGAGGCCTGGACACGGCGCGTAGGGCGGCGCTACCGCACCCTCGCCGCGGACACCCTCGGCGACGAGGCGCTGCGGGCCCGCTACGCCACCGCCCTGCAGGCAGAGCTCTCGGAGCTACGCCGTGCACTGCAGAGGATGTCGGGGCCGAATGCCGCCGCGGCCCGCGACGTCGTGCTGGCCGCTGGCGAACGGCTGATGGTGCCGCTGGTGGCCGCCGCGCTCGACGCCTGCGGGTGTGCATCACGGGCCGTCGATGCGGCGAGACTCATCCGCACCGACGCCGCCCACGGCAACGCGACGGTGCAGTGGGACGCCACCCGGCGACAGGTGCGGGACTGGCATCGGGGGCGGGCCGCCGGCCTGCCGGTCGCTACGGGCTTCGTCGGGGGGACGGCCGACGGCGAGACCACCACGCTCGGCCGAGGGGGGAGCGACCTATCCGCCGCCGTTCTTGCCTGGGCACTGGGGGCGGACCGAATGGAACGCTGGACCGACGTGGATGGCCTGTACACCCGTGACCCGGATGAGCACAGCGACGCGCAGCACCTTCAACGCATCGACTTCGAGCAGGCACGCGCCTGGACAAAAGCCGGACGGCTCGGCATGCATCCGTCCACGCTCGATCCCCTGATCGACGCCGGCATTCCGCTCCGTGTCCGGTGCACGCACCGCCCCGAGGCCCCGGGAACCCGAATCGCTCCAGCCCCGACTCTCGCTCAGGGGTGA